A single Aspergillus puulaauensis MK2 DNA, chromosome 7, nearly complete sequence DNA region contains:
- a CDS encoding sugar porter family MFS transporter (COG:G;~EggNog:ENOG410PKV4;~InterPro:IPR005829,IPR005828,IPR003663,IPR036259, IPR020846;~PFAM:PF00083,PF07690;~SECRETED:SignalP(1-24);~TransMembrane:12 (i7-25o65-85i94-115o121-140i152-170o182-203i270-293o313-334i341-362o368-396i417-434o440-457i);~go_component: GO:0016020 - membrane [Evidence IEA];~go_component: GO:0016021 - integral component of membrane [Evidence IEA];~go_function: GO:0022857 - transmembrane transporter activity [Evidence IEA];~go_process: GO:0055085 - transmembrane transport [Evidence IEA]) has translation MLRGQALRLAQVLLTVAPAFITYGYNQAGVGPLATLQTWVHMFPDIDTVNTDGAIKEQNSTRKGAVIASLQLGALLGALSCTYLGDYLGRRQTIFLAAVIVVIGELLETSAFNIAQFTVGRVILGFGVGQLSATVPVFQAECSSAKHRGQHVVVDGICMVLGFVLCNWIDFGFSKTSGDKQFRVPLALSFIFPLIVLFSVFSLPESPRWLVLVGRPGEAARSLAAYRGLPEDDEAIQAEIASIESSLELTEQSGGVTLREIFSRSDEDRLFYRFALCMVIQFFQQMCGGNLISTYISTIFEQNLKLGSDLSRILAASALTWKCLCNFIPFFAIDRLGRRKLFMFSGTGMSICMVVLAITTSFDTSNKAASVISVAFIWLFNLFYPIGFSGANFVYCTEVAPIQLRVAMASMSTANKWLWNFVVVMITPVALDTIGYRYYIVYAVISACIPVSVFFFYPETMGRSLESLNKVFRDAPSIWHVVDMAKGIPKGDVAGMDVEPDEKKVNLEQKEHKRPWPAYYRRAPVVSLLKCC, from the exons ATGCTTCGAGGACAAGCGCTGCGTCTGGCCCAGGTGCTTCTCACCGTTGCACCGGCCTTTATCACCTACGGTTACAATCAGGCAGGGGTAGGACCGCTAGCTACTCTGCAGACATG GGTTCATATGTTTCCGGATATTGACACGGTCAACACTGATGGTGCTATCAAGGAACAAAATTCAACAAGAAAAGGCGCAGTCATCGCCTCTCTCCAACTGGGGGCACTCCTAGGCGCACTCTCATGCACGTACCTTGGTGACTATCTTGGCCGGCGCCAGACCATCTTTCTAGCTGCTGTTATTGTTGTCATTGGTGAGCTGTTGGAGACCTCAGCTTTCAACATTGCCCAGTTTACGGTGGGCAGAGTTATACTAGGGTTTGGTGTTGGACAGCTAAGCGCCACCGTGCCCGTTTTTCAGGCAGAGTGTAGTTCAGCAAAGCACCGAGGCCAGCACGTTGTTGTCGATGGTATCTGTATGGTTCTCGGCTTTGTACTGTGCAACTGGATAGATTTTGGATTCAGCAAAACATCCGGTGACAAACAGTTCCGTGTGCCGCTTGCTCTTTCCTTCATATTTCCTCTGATAGTGCTTTTCTCCGTGTTCTCTCTCCCGGAATCCCCACGATGGCTGGTCCTAGTAGGCCGCCCTGGCGAAGCCGCACGCAGTTTAGCAGCGTACAGGGGTCTccctgaagatgacgaggccaTACAGGCAGAAATAGCAAGTATCGAGTCCTCATTGGAGCTCACCGAGCAGTCCGGTGGCGTCACCCTTCGCGAAATCTTTTCCAGGAGCGACGAGGACCGTCTCTTCTATCGCTTCGCCCTGTGCATGGTTATCCAATTCTTCCAGCAAATGTGCGGCGGCAACTTGATCTCAACTTACATTTCGACGATCTTCGAACAAAACCTCAAGCTTGGAAGTGACTTATCTCGGATTCTAGCTGCCAGCGCACTCACGTGGAAATGTCTCTGCAATTTCATCCCATTCTTCGCAATCGACCGCCTTGGTCGCCGCAAGCTATTCATGTTCAGTGGCACCGGCATGTCCATCTGCATGGTCGTCCTCGCAATCACAACGAGCTTTGACACCAGCAACAAGGCCGCTTCTGTTATATCTGTAGCCTTCATCTGGCTATTTAACCTATTCTACCCAATTGGCTTCTCGGGTGCAAACTTCGTCTACTGCACCGAGGTCGCCCCTATTCAACTCCGCGTTGCCATGGCGTCCATGTCCACAGCGAATAAGTGGCTATGGAACTTTGTGGTCGTGATGATCACACCAGTTGCCCTCGATACAATCGGGTACCGGTATTATATCGTCTATGCGGTTATCTCAGCATGCATCCCTGTCTCAGTGTTCTTCTTCTACCCCGAGACAATGGGCCGCAGCCTGGAGTCCTTGAACAAGGTGTTCCGTGATGCGCCGTCAATATGGCATGTTGTGGATATGGCAAAAGGCATTCCCAAGGGCGATGTGGCTGGAATGGACGTGGAGCCGGATGAGAAAAAGGTGAACCTGGAGCAGAAAGAGCAT AAGAGACCGTGGCCGGCGTACTATAGAAGGGCGCCAGTGGTATCTCTACTCAAGTGCTGCTAG
- a CDS encoding uncharacterized protein (COG:S;~EggNog:ENOG410PXUZ) has product MVKKHKKKKVNQTAMKASSPAVPEEVLKGAPEVPEVPDEELPEIDYNQPSSSKLYGIPEYYVRQVPQLSNKLSAWDSKITLLGIHEDIGHTFVHFLYSGSYETIISPLGRGVDCIAREYRRSVLVYEAARTYDIPDLEALARKYIEHFGKALSFFDILRTIKEVFSKLPEDESWVPLYVKQKLKQSFLIDESIFTDDEFFGILGEDRYFSNTVFKMIIDIYSTRLQLLESPPTHKSSINGHMDMERIGSESPAARHGDDEYPALYEVRKESPSEEASMDDSPPVEPYPVECCPQSEPKDASPEPPSVDDYAPEPTPPEPYPEECAPEDPADKSLYPPAPRSLDYYAEEPAPASEPCPVEDCIPESTPYEPYPEECLPEAPAEWSRSLPRPCSVDDYSDEPVPEPYPVEDYVPEPAPPEPYLEYSQAEPTTEGLPSPPEENLVRTSTAANLMANISLYNDWEALSKKGKVKRRGKLRKMGLPVPT; this is encoded by the exons ATGGTAAAGAAAcataagaaaaagaaggtTAATCAAACCGCGATGAAGGCGAGCTCGCCTGCAGTGCCCGAGGAGGTGCTTAAGGGGGCGCCTGAGGTCCCTGAGGTACCTGACGAGGAACTTCCAGAAATCGATTACAATcaaccgtcttcttc CAAACTCTACGGTATTCCAGAGTATTATGTTCGCCAGGTGCCTCAGCTATCCAATAAATTGTCTGCTTGGGACTCAAAAATCACGCTCTTGGGCATTCACGAGGATATTGGTCATACCTTTGTGCATTTTCTGTACTCGGGCTCTTACGAGACAATAATCTCGCCGCTTGGTCGAGGCGTGGACTGTATTGCGAGAGAATACCGAAGAAGCGTTCTAGTGTACGAGGCAGCCAGGACTTACGATATCCCCGATCTTGAGGCTCTTGCTAGAAAGTATATCGAGCATTTCGGCAAAGCCTTGTCTTTTTTCGATATTCTGCGGACAATCAAAGAGGTGTTCTCAAAGCTTCCAGAAGATGAGAGTTGGGTTCCCCTTTACGTCAAACAGAAACTGAAACAGTCCTTCCTCATTGATGAATCTATCTTCACTGACGACGAGTTCTTTGGCATATTGGGAGAAGACCGTTACTTTAGTAACACTGTTTTCAAGATGATTATTGATATATACTCCACCCGTCTGCAACTCTTGGAAAGCCCGCCTACCCACAAGAGTTCAATTAATGGACATATGGACATGGAGCGAATCGGTTCAGAATCCCCGGCAGCGAgacatggcgatgatgaatatCCTGCACTGTATGAAGTACGCAAAGAATCTCCATCCGAAGAAGCTTCTATGGATGATTCCCCGCCAGTTGAGCCATACCCGGTCGAGTGTTGTCCACAGTCAGAGCCGAAAGACGCGTCGCCAGAGCCACCTTCTGTTGATGATTACGCACCAGAGCCCACGCCACCTGAGCCATACCCTGAGGAGTGTGCGCCAGAGGATCCTGCTGATAAGTCTCTATATCCTCCTGCGCCGCGCTCTCTTGACTATTATGCCGAGGAGCCTGCACCTGCATCCGAACCATGTCCTGTTGAGGATTGCATACCAGAGTCCACACCATATGAACCGTATCCTGAGGAATGCCTGCCGGAAGCTCCAGCTGAATGGTCTCGTTCTCTGCCTAGGCCGTGTTCTGTTGATGATTATTCCGACGAACCTGTACCCGAACCATATCCTGTCGAGGATTACGTGCCAGAGCCCGCGCCACCTGAGCCGTACCTTGAATACTCACAGGCAGAGCCTACAACTGAAGGGCTTCCATCCCCCCCTGAGGAAAACCTTGTCAGAACGTCGACTGCCGCAAACTTGATGGCAAACATCAGCCTGTATAACGATTGGGAAGCCCTTtcaaagaaaggaaaagtcAAAAGGCGAGGAAAGCTCAGGAAGATGGGTCTTCCGGTTCCTACATAG
- a CDS encoding putative sulfate/molybdate transporter (COG:P;~EggNog:ENOG410PGTE;~InterPro:IPR031563;~PFAM:PF16983;~TransMembrane:10 (o26-44i51-75o95-118i130-149o161-177i182-200o261-284i296-317o329-348i384-414o);~go_function: GO:0015098 - molybdate ion transmembrane transporter activity [Evidence IEA];~go_process: GO:0015689 - molybdate ion transport [Evidence IEA]), which produces MNLQSRLRSITKHNVSTFRRHYVSEIAGSLGDLGTFLPIALALASNGTVSLASTFIFSGLFNILTGLFFGIPLPVQPMKAIAAVAIAQSFSPGSIAAAGIFVAAVLFVGSVTGLLEWFTRVIPIPVVKGIQVGAGLSLVMAACTTLHNLGWIHPSWADNRLWAIGVFVALLLTNSAARRLPYALIVFIIGIVIAIIRSALSSHLPSFTFWHPYIVVPIGHEWSKGAIDAGLGQLPLTTLNSIIAVVHLAADLLPSVPTPSVTAIGLSVSLMNLVGVWFGAMPVCHGSGGLAAQYRFGARSGASVVFLGVCKLILGLVFGESLVDILHRFPKALLAVMVIAAGLELVRVGESLNTSGARDLRRHAEDANDSSRFHLSEEERTRRWMVMMVTVGLLVGFKNDAVGFVAGMLCHWAYELPALVHRTKRRWSEGRVRLP; this is translated from the coding sequence ATGAATCTCCAATCCCGGCTTCGGTCCATCACCAAACACAACGTCTCCACGTTTCGGCGGCATTATGTCTCTGAGATCGCCGGCTCCCTTGGAGATCTTGGGACCTTTCTTCCCATTGCACTGGCCCTCGCCTCTAATGGAACAGTCTCCCTTGCAAGTACTTTTATATTCTCCGGTCTATTCAACATCTTGACGggcctcttcttcggcatTCCTCTACCGGTGCAACCGATGAAAGCCATTGCCGCAGTAGCTATCGCTCAGTCCTTCTCCCCCGGCTCTATCGCAGCTGCGGGGATCTTTGTGGCTGCTGTTCTCTTCGTGGGGAGCGTGACTGGGCTCCTCGAATGGTTCACCCGTGTAATTCCCATTCCCGTCGTCAAGGGAATCCAAGTCGGAGCCGGATTGTCTTTGGTGATGGCAGCCTGTACAACTCTGCATAACCTTGGATGGATTCATCCTTCGTGGGCCGACAACCGTCTCTGGGCGATTGGTGTCTTTGTCGCACTTCTTCTCACCAACTCTGCTGCCAGACGCCTGCCGTACGCCCTTATCGTCTTTATCATAGGTATAGTCATAGCGATCATCCGCAGCGCGCTATCGTCCCATCTCCCTTCGTTTACATTTTGGCATCCGTACATCGTTGTTCCAATCGGCCACGAATGGTCTAAAGGCGCCATCGATGCCGGTCTCGGCCAGCTTCCGCTCACGACATTGAACTCTATCATAGCGGTTGTACATCTCGCCGCTGACTTGCTACCATCCGTCCCAACTCCCTCTGTAACCGCCATCGGCCTCAGCGTCTCCTTAATGAACCTAGTCGGTGTTTGGTTTGGCGCTATGCCTGTTTGCCACGGTTCCGGTGGATTGGCCGCACAATACCGATTCGGCGCGCGCTCAGGTGCAAGTGTCGTGTTTCTCGGAGTGTGTAAGTTAATACTCGGTCTTGTATTCGGAGAGAGCCTAGTAGATATATTGCACCGTTTCCCGAAGGCGCTCCTAGCTGTTATGGTCATCGCGGCTGGCCTGGAGCTAGTCCGCGTCGGCGAGAGCCTGAATACCTCTGGCGCGCGAGACCTGCGAAGACACGCCGAGGACGCGAATGATTCGTCTCGGTTCCATCTAAGCGAAGAGGAGCGAACACGTAGGTGGATGGTCATGATGGTTACAGTAGGACTACTGGTCGGGTTTAAAAACGACGCCGTGGGGTTCGTGGCGGGTATGCTGTGTCACTGGGCCTATGAGTTGCCGGCCCTTGTACACCGTACAAAACGCCGCTGGTCGGAGGGGAGAGTTCGATTGCCATAA
- a CDS encoding uncharacterized protein (COG:S;~EggNog:ENOG410Q2E9), with protein sequence MQSTSQSFFSASSSSYSSDGQQHTESGHRYTTSSHTEPDGTTTVRTIEQGLGQPVIVEERRFDEQGRELAALPDAKSEGMTRRIEDVDDEDDFEKIA encoded by the coding sequence ATGCAGTCCACCTCCCaatccttcttctctgccTCGAGCTCTAGCTACAGCTCCGACGGCCAGCAGCACACTGAATCCGGCCACCGCTACACCACCTCATCGCACACAGAGCCCGACGGCACAACCACTGTACGCACAATCGAGCAAGGCCTTGGCCAGCCCGTTATCGTCGAGGAGCGCCGATTTGATGAGCAGGGACGGGAATTAGCTGCCTTGCCTGACGCGAAATCCGAGGGCATGACGAGAAGgattgaagatgttgatgacgaggatgattTTGAGAAAATCGCTTGA